From the genome of Chiloscyllium plagiosum isolate BGI_BamShark_2017 chromosome 29, ASM401019v2, whole genome shotgun sequence, one region includes:
- the si:dkey-118j18.2 gene encoding uncharacterized protein si:dkey-118j18.2: MELYWYIIVIIFIIIKIFFYICWYRSRQRQLDAYLSNPRNAQIVIVGGRAYLHQLCERQNSPMWYSWYGGQDDNSVGEPSGSLPPAPSYSQLEVPPPYEAVSRGQSDDLKPPPYTEYAASSIEEARALSIPEGYDACSLSDAPPPYTPSPSVDAEQQDNVAQPNAQETGSTTTIGSPCQV; encoded by the exons ATGGAACTCTATTGGTATAT AATAGTGATTATATTTATCATTATCAAAATATTCTTCTACATTTGCTGGTATCGTTCAAGGCAACGACAATTAGATGCTTATCTGAGCAATCCACGGAATGCCCAGATAGTGATTGTTGGCGGCAGGGCCTATCTCCATCAACTCTGTGAACGGCAAAAT AGTCCTATGTGGTATAGTTGGTATGGTGGTCAGGATGATAACTCTGTTGGTGAACCTTCTGGGTCACTACCTCCTGCACCTTCTTACAGTCAATTAGAGGTACCACCTCCATATGAAGCAGTGTCAAGAGGTCAGTCAG ATGATTTGAAACCTCCACCGTATACAGAGTATGCAGCCAGTAGTATTGAAGAAGCTCGTGCCCTGTCTATACCAGAAGGGTATGACGCTTGCAGCTTGAGTGATGCTCCTCCTCCATACACTCCTAGCCCATCAGTTGATGCTGAACAGCAGGATAATGTGGCACAACCTAACGCTCAGGAGACAGGCAGTACCACTACAATAGGCTCACCATGTcaagtctga